Proteins encoded together in one Triticum dicoccoides isolate Atlit2015 ecotype Zavitan chromosome 7B, WEW_v2.0, whole genome shotgun sequence window:
- the LOC119335360 gene encoding putative disease resistance protein RGA1: MEIIETMSFSCLKKGEERPAVLMNMVDEIVERCAGSPLAAMALGSVLRNKTNEEEWKDVSSRSNICTVESGILPILKLSYNDLPPQMKQCFAFCAIFPKDYEINVDKLIQLWIAHGFIIQEKQVHLENIGKQIFNELVSRSFFQDVKQVETTIGEIEQDGACYVSTTCKIHDLMHDVALSVMEKECALATEDPGKIRYVVLTEEPSQSEWLPDTARHLFLSCREPGRKFIFVMQGTRKKIE, encoded by the coding sequence ATGGAAATTATCGAGACAATGTCGTTCAGTTGTTTGAAGAAGGGAGAGGAAAGGCCAGCCGTTTTGATGAATATGGTTGATGAGATTGTGGAGCGATGTGCTGGCTCTCCTTTAGCTGCAATGGCTCTGGGCTCTGTACTGCGTAACAAGACCAATGAAGAAGAATGGAAAGATGTATCAAGCAGAAGCAACATTTGCACCGTGGAGTCTGGAATCTTACCGATACTCAAGCTCAGTTACAATGACTTGCCGCCACAAATGAAGCAATGCTTTGCTTTTTGTGCCATATTTCCCAAAGATTACGAGATTAATGTGGACAAGCTGATCCAACTATGGATTGCACATGGCTTTATTATCCAAGAAAAGCAAGTTCATCTTGAAAACATTGGCAAACAGATTTTCAATGAACTAGTCTCAAGGTCATTCTTTCAGGATGTGAAACAAGTCGAGACCACAATCGGTGAAATTGAACAGGACGGGGCGTGTTATGTCAGTACTACATGTAAAATCCATGATCTTATGCATGATGTTGCACTGTCTGTAATGGAGAAGGAATGTGCCTTGGCAACTGAGGACCCAGGCAAGATTAGATATGTTGTCTTAACTGAGGAACCAAGTCAGAGTGAGTGGCTTCCAGACACGGCTCGACATTTATTTTTGTCATGCAGGGAACCAGGAAGAAAATTTATTTTTGTCATGCAGGGAACCAGGAAGAAAATTGAATAG